The genomic region AATCTGGGTGATCGGCCGTCACTGAACGATTTAATCGGTTCGGTGAAAACCATGCTCGACTCGTACGACGCCGGCAAGATTGATCGCCTGTTCATGGTCAGCAACGAATTCGTCAACACCATGTCGCAAAAAGCGCAGGTGCTGCAGTTGTTGCCAGCCGTTGCCGACGAGGAAATGGCCAAGCGCGAACACAGCTGGGATTACATTTACGAGCCGGAACCGGTGGAACTTTTGGACATGCTGTTCAAGCGTTATATCGAGTCCCAGGTGTATCAGGGGGTCGTTGAAAACATCGCCTGCGAAATGGCGGCGCGTATGGTCGCGATGAAGTCCGCGACCGACAACGCCGGCAACCTGATCAACGAATTGCAATTGATTTACAACAAAGCACGTCAGGCCGCGATTACTCAGGAAATTTCCGAGATCGTTGGCGGCGCCGCGGCAGTGTAAGCGGAAAGATTTCGACTTAGAGGAATTAAAGATGAGCAACGGTATCATCGTTCAAATCATCGGCGCGGTTATCGACGTCGAGTTTCCACGAGACAGTGTTCCGCAGGTGTACGACGCCCTGATGGTGAGCGACGCTGGCCTGACGCTGGAAGTGCAACAACAGATGGGTGACGGCGTTGTCCGTACCATCGCCATGGGTTCATCCGACGGCCTGAAGCGCGGCATGAAAGTCGCGAATACCGGTGCGCCGGTATCAGTACCAGTCGGCATGGGTACGCTGGGCCGTATCATGGACGTGCTTGGTAACCCGATTGACGAAGCCGGCGATGTCGCTTGCGATACCCGCAAGCCGATTCACCGCAAAGCCCCGTCCTACGCCGACCAAGCCAGCACCTCTGAGCTGCTGGAAACCGGTATCAAAGTTATCGACCTGCTGTGCCCGTTCGCCAAGGGCGGTAAAGTCGGTCTGTTCGGTGGTGCCGGCGTCGGCAAGACCGTTAACATGATGGAACTAATCAACAACATCGCCAAAGCCCACTCGGGTTTGTCGGTGTTCGCCGGTGTCGGTGAGCGTACTCGTGAAGGTAACGACTTCTACCACGAGATGAAAGACTCCAACGTTCTCGACAAAGTGGCGATGGTCTACGGCCAGATGAACGAGCCGCCGGGTAACCGTCTGCGCGTAGCCTTGACCGGCTTGACCATGGCCGAGCACTTCCGTGACGAGAAAGACGCGTCCGGCAAAGGTAAAGACGTGCTGCTGTTCGTCGACAACATTTACCGTTACACCCTGGCCGGTACCGAAGTATCGGCGCTGCTGGGTCGTATGCCATCGGCGGTAGGTTACCAGCCGACCCTGGCCGAAGAGATGGGCGTACTGCAAGAGCGCATCACCTCGACCAAGTGGGGCTCGATCACCTCGATTCAGGCCGTCTACGTTCCTGCCGACGACTTGACCGACCCGTCACCAGCCACGACCTTCTCGCACTTGGACGCCACCGTCGTGTTGAGCCGCCAGGTTGCCTCGTTGGGTATTTACCCGGCCGTGGACCCGCTGGATTCCACCAGCCGTCAGCTGGACCCGCTGGTCATCGGCGAAGAGCATTACAACTGCGCCCGTGGCGTACAGGCCGTGCTGCAGCGTTACAAAGAGCTGAAAGACATCATCGCTATCTTAGGTATGGACGAACTGTCAGCCGAAGACAAGCTGGTGGTACAGCGCGCCCGTAAGATCCAGCGCTTCCTGTCGCAGCCTTTCCACGTTGCCGAAGTGTTCACTGGTAGCCCAGGCAAGTACGTGTCGCTGAAAGAAACCATCCGTGGCTTCAAAGGCTTGTTGAGCGGCGAATACGACCACCTGCCAGAGCAGGCCTTCTACATGGTTGGCACCATCGAAGAAGCGGTCGAAAAAGCCAAAACGCTGAACAAGTAATATGACTGCCCGGCAAGCTTCGCCTGCCGGGCCTGACATCCAAAGCGCGGCAACGCGTTAGGATAAACACCTGAAAGGTTTAAGGTATGTCAGCAGTGAGTGTACAACTGGACATCGTCAGCGCCGAAGGCCAACTGTTCTCAGGACTGGTTGAGCTGGTGGTTGCCAACGGTCTGCAAGGTGAATTGGGTATTCTTTATAACCACTCGCCACTGCTGACCGCCCTGAAGCCAGGCGCTGTCAAAATTATCCGTCAGGGCGGCGAAGAAGATTTCTTCTACGTCTCCGGCGGCATGCTGGAAGTGCAGCCGAACAAAGTCACGATTCTAGCCGACACCGCTGTTCGCGCTAAGGACATTGACGAAGCAGCAGCTTTGGATGCTCAGAAACGGGCCTCGGAAGCCATCAGCGACCGCGAAGCCAAGATCGAGTACGCGAAAGCCGCGGCCGAATTGGCCGAAGCCGCTGCTCAGCTACGCGCTATTCAGCAACTGCGCCGCAAGGCCAAGTAAGCAGAACGGCATTGTGAATACGACCGAAGGGCAGCCACTCGCTGCCCTTTTGTCTATCTGTCGTCAGTGTTAGGATTTTTGCCCCGCGACAATGAGCGTCGCTTCCCGATGTAACAAGAAGGATTTTTCAAACGCTATGAGCCTTTCCGTGATCATTCTGGCCGCCGGCCAGGGCACCCGCATGAAATCCCGTTTACCGAAAGTCCTGCATGGACTCGGCGCCAAACCGCTGGTTCAGCATGTGATCGATAACGCCAAGGGGCTAAATGCGGAAGAAATCGTGCTGGTTTATGGCCACGGTGGCGATCAGGTTAAAGTCACGATTCAGGACAGTCAGTTGAAATGGGCGCTGCAGGCCGAGCAACTCGGTACCGGCCATGCTGTGCAACAGGCAATGCCGCAGATCAACACCGCCAACCAAGTTTTGATTCTCTATGGTGATGTGCCGCTGACCCGGGCCGAAACCCTGGCCGAACTGTTACGCAAGCAACCAAAGAAAGGTATTGGCCTGTTGACCGTCAATCTGCCCGACCCGACCGGCTATGGCCGCATCCTGCGTAACAATGCCGGTGCTGTAACCGCGATTGTCGAGCAGAAAGACGCCACTGATGAGCAGAAAAAGGTCAAGGAAGTGAATACCGGCATGCTCTGCTGCGCTGGTGAAGATCTGGCCCGTTGGCTCAATAACCTGAAGAACGACAACGCCCAGAACGAGTATTACCTGACCGACATCGTCGCGATGTGCGTCAACGAAGGTGGCGTTGTTGAAACCCATCAGCCGCTATCCAGCGATGAGGTTGAAGGCGTCAATAACCGTCTGCAACTGGCCGATCTGGAGCGCCGCTTTCAGCGTCGCCAGGCCGAGCAGCTGATGACTCAGGGCGTGACCCTGCGTGACCCGGCCCGGCTCGATATTCGCGGTCAGGTCAGCATTGCCCAGGACGTCATTATCGACGTCAACGTCGTCCTTGAAGGCAAAGTCAGCATCGGCTATGGCAGCCAGATTGGTGCCAACTGTGTAATTAAAGACTGCATCATCGGTGAAAATGTCCTGGTCCATCCGAATTCGCATCTGGAAGGCGCGCGCATTGGCGATGGCGCCTTGATCGGGCCATTCGCCCGCCTGCGTCCCGGTGCCGATCTGGCCGATCAGGTGCATATCGGCAATTTCGTCGAAGTGAAGAAGGCCGTCATCGGCGTTGGTTCAAAAGCCAATCATCTGGCCTATATCGGCGATGCTGAAATTGGCGCCAACTGTAATATCGGCGCCGGCACGATTACCTGCAATTACGATGGCGCCAACAAGCACCTGACCAAGATAGAAGATGACGTGTTTATCGGTTCCGACACTCAGCTGGTGGCGCCGGTCACCGTCGGTAAAGGTGCCACGGTTGGTGCTGGTACCACCGTTACCCGCAACGTCCCAGAACACACCCTGGTAATCTCGCGGGTCGCGCAGAAAGAGATTGAAGGCTGGCAGCGGCCGGTCAAGAAGAAATCCTGAAACGAACAGCGTAATGAATTCAGCCGTGCTTCAGTGAAAGCTCGGCACACTGAACACAGTTTTAGCTGCGCAGGAAGCGCAGTAGTCAGCGGAGAAAATTATGTGCGGAATTGTTGGCGCCATCGCCAAACAGAATGTTGTGCCGATGTTGGTTGATGGCCTGAAGCGTTTGGAATATCGCGGTTATGACTCATCGGGTATCGCGGTACTCGAAGGCGGCGACATCAAGCGCGCCCGTCGTACCGGCCGTGTCGCGGAAATGGAAGCGGCCGCGCAAGCGATGAACCTCAATGGTTTGCTTGGTATTGGCCACACCCGTTGGGCCACACACGGTGGTGTAACCGAGCCGAACGCGCACCCGCATATTTCTGGCGGCTTGGTTGCTGTTGTTCATAACGGCATCATCGAAAACCACGATGAAAAGCGTGCCGAACTGAAACTGGCTGGTTATGCCTTTGAGTCGCAAACCGATACCGAAGTCATCGCCCATCTGATTCATCATCATTACAAACAAAACGGCGACTTGCTGACCAGTGTCAAAGGCGCGGTCAAGGAGCTGGTCGGTGCTTACGCGATAGCCGTCATTGCCGTCGATAAGCCGGATGAGTTGATCGTCGCCCGTATGGGTTGCCCACTGTTGATCGGTCTGGGCGAAGGCGAAAACTTTATCGCTTCGGATGTCTCGGCGGTGATTTCGCAAACCCGCAAAGTGATGTACCTGGAAGAAGGCGATGTCGCGAAGCTGACCCGTTCTTCGGTGACGGTTTATGACGGCAAAGACAGCAAAGTCGAACGCGATGTCCACGTCTCCGATGTGTCGCTGGCATCATTGGAGCTTGGGCCGTTCTCGCATTTCATGCAGAAGGAAATTCACGAACAGCCGAAAGCGCTGGCCGATACCATCGAGCCGATTCTGACGCACCGTTTTAAAGCGGAATTGTTCGGCGCCAACGCCGAGGAAGTGTTCAGCAACATCGACAGCGTGCAGATCATTGCCTGTGGCACCAGTTTCTATGCCGGTTCTGTTGCGCGTTACTGGATTGAAAGCATTGCCGGTATTCCCTGCAATGTCGATATCGCTTCCGAATATCGTTACCGCGATGTTGCCGCCAATCCACGTCAGCTGATCGTCACCATTTCCCAATCCGGCGAAACGCTGGATACGATGGAAGCGCTGAAATACGCCAAGTCCTATGGTTGCGAACAAACGTTGTCGATTTGCAACGTCCGTGAAAGCGCGATTCCTCGAGCTTCGAAGCTGGTGTTCTACACCCGTGCTGGTGCTGAAATTGGCGTCGCGTCAACGAAAGCATTCACAACGCAATTGATCGCACTGTTTGCGCTGACCGGTGTGCTGGCCAAATTGCGCGGCCGCCTGAATGATGAAAAAGAGGCCGAGTATCTGGATTCACTGCGCCATTTGCCAGGCAGCGTCCAACACGCCTTGAATCTTGAGCCGCAAATCCAGCGCTGGGCCAATAAATTTGCCGGCAAGGAACATGCTTTGTTCCTCGGTCGCGGTGTGCACTACCCGATTGCGCTCGAAGGCGCTTTGAAGCTGAAAGAAATTTCTTATATTCACGCCGAGGCTTATCCAGCGGGCGAACTGAAGCATGGCCCGCTGGCGCTGGTCGACAGCAATATGCCAGTGGTCGTCATCTCCCCGAATGACAATCTGCTGGAAAAAGTGAAGTCGAATATCCAGGAAGTGCGTGCCCGCGGGGGCGAAATTTTCGCGTTCGCCGATCTCGATTCGCATTTTGGTGAAAGCGATATCGTGCACGTCATTCGTACACCACGTCACGTCGGCGTATTAAGCCCGGTCGTACACACGATACCGGTGCAGTTGCTGGCTTATCATGCGGCGTTGGCGCGCGGTACCGATGTCGACAAACCTCGCAACCTGGCGAAATCGGTTACCGTCGAATAATCAACACGAACATACTCGAAGGAGAAAACTCGATGAATTGGTTGAGCAGGGTATTGTTGCTTGGCGTAGCCGCGATGTTATCCGTTTCCGGTTGCGAAGCAGCCAGCAACGCTCCGTACAAAGAAGGCGTACATTACAAAATCGCCAAGCCGGCCGGCAAAACCGATAAACCGCAAGTCATCGAGTTTTTTAATCATGGCTGTCCGCATTGCTATCATGCCGAAGTCACCGTTGCGGCGTTTCATCAACAACACCAGGAAATCGACTTCAAGCGTATTGCCGTCTATGAGTTCCAGCCAGCCTGGAATAATCTAAGCAAAGCCTATTACACCGCCGAAGTGCTCGGTATCGCCAACAAAGCTCATCCGGCGCTGTTTACGTTGGTGCACGAGAAACACCAGTTACTGCAGAACGATCAACAGATCATCGATTTTCTCAGTCAGCTTGGCGCGTCGCCAGATAGTATCAAAGGCACTTTGAACTCCTTTGCGGTAAAAACCTTGCTGAGTACAGCGCAACAGAAGCAACGCGAATTCCGTATTACGTCGGTACCGGCATTTATCGTCAATGACAAATACTTCACGGATGTGACCATGGCCGGTGGTATTGAAGAACTACCGAAGGTATTGTTGTTCCTGACCCAGAAATAATCGAACCATGACCGTGATTGGCAGTCGAAGCTGACTGCCGACTCTCAAGGAGACTTTATGATCGCTGTAAAACTGCTATTGTCCGCCGCGCTGGCATTTGCCGCCTCGCAAGCTACCGTGGCAGCCACGACACCGTTAGTCGAAGGTACCCATTACAAGATCGTCGACCCTACCGGCAAAACCAAGCAGCCGACAGTCACCGAATTCTTTTCTTATGGCTGCCCGGCGTGCCGCGGTATGGAAGGTCATCTAGCCAACTGGAAAGCCAGCAAGCCACAAAACATCAAGTTTGAGTATGTGCATGTTTACGGCATGAACCCGCAGTGGGATTTGCTGGGCAAGCTCTACTACACCGCCGAAGCACTGGGCATTCTCGACAAAACCCATACCGCGACGTTCAACTATCTGCATCTGGAAAACAAACGGATCAACAACGAAAACGATATCGTTGAGTTTCTGAGCAAGTTCGGCATTGAAGCCGACAAGATCCGCAGCACGATGAAATCATTCGCGGTGAATTCGCGTTTGAATTTTGCCAAACAGAAAGCCAAGACCTACAAGCTGACTGGCGTACCCTCGTTTATTGTCAACGACAAGTACTACCTCGATGTCAAAGAGCTCGGCACCATCGAGATGCTGGAAAAAGCGTTAACGGAAGTGTCGTTGAATAAATAATAATAAAAGCCCGCTAAAGCGGGCTTTTTTGTTTTCGATTCGGGATGAACTCTCCATAAGGAATGTAAATCGATGTTACAGCGCCTTATTCTCTTGCTATGGGTACTTTGTGCCAGCGTTTCATCGGCGGCCGAGCAGCGCGCGCCACTACTGTGGAAAATCGACGGGCCGCAAACGCATTACCTGTTTGGAACGATACATTTACCGGACCCACGAGTGACGACCTTAGCTGCGCCAGTGACCGAGGCATTGAAACAAAGCAAGCTTATTGTCACCGAACTGGAATTCAGTGCCGGCACCATCATGGCCATGAGCACGGCTGGCATGTTGCCGGTAGGTGAATCCTTGACCGAAAAGCTGCCGGAAGATTTACGTAACGCCTTGCAACTTGAACTGAAAGCTATTGATCCGAACTACCAACTGGCCATGTTCGACCGGATGAAAATCTGGACGATGGCGACCAATCTGGCGCTGTTGCCGATACAAAAAAAACATCGCGGTGTAGCGCCGCTGGATATGCAACTGGTTCAGTTGGCGGCCAAACACGGCGCGCGCAATATCGGTCTGGAGAAGCTACACGAACAGTTGGATATTTTCGATACGCTGACGCTCGATGAACAACTCAGCTTGTTGCGTGATGCCGTTGA from Permianibacter aggregans harbors:
- the atpG gene encoding F0F1 ATP synthase subunit gamma yields the protein MAGAREIRTKIASVKNTQKITKAMQMVAASKMRRAQDRMAQSRPYAQKLRSVIGQLASANLEYQHPYVIEREAKRVGFIVVSTDRGLCGGLNINLFKAALGAMKEWNQKGVDVEICVIGAKATQLFRRIGGNVVSQTQNLGDRPSLNDLIGSVKTMLDSYDAGKIDRLFMVSNEFVNTMSQKAQVLQLLPAVADEEMAKREHSWDYIYEPEPVELLDMLFKRYIESQVYQGVVENIACEMAARMVAMKSATDNAGNLINELQLIYNKARQAAITQEISEIVGGAAAV
- the atpD gene encoding F0F1 ATP synthase subunit beta: MSNGIIVQIIGAVIDVEFPRDSVPQVYDALMVSDAGLTLEVQQQMGDGVVRTIAMGSSDGLKRGMKVANTGAPVSVPVGMGTLGRIMDVLGNPIDEAGDVACDTRKPIHRKAPSYADQASTSELLETGIKVIDLLCPFAKGGKVGLFGGAGVGKTVNMMELINNIAKAHSGLSVFAGVGERTREGNDFYHEMKDSNVLDKVAMVYGQMNEPPGNRLRVALTGLTMAEHFRDEKDASGKGKDVLLFVDNIYRYTLAGTEVSALLGRMPSAVGYQPTLAEEMGVLQERITSTKWGSITSIQAVYVPADDLTDPSPATTFSHLDATVVLSRQVASLGIYPAVDPLDSTSRQLDPLVIGEEHYNCARGVQAVLQRYKELKDIIAILGMDELSAEDKLVVQRARKIQRFLSQPFHVAEVFTGSPGKYVSLKETIRGFKGLLSGEYDHLPEQAFYMVGTIEEAVEKAKTLNK
- a CDS encoding F0F1 ATP synthase subunit epsilon, giving the protein MSAVSVQLDIVSAEGQLFSGLVELVVANGLQGELGILYNHSPLLTALKPGAVKIIRQGGEEDFFYVSGGMLEVQPNKVTILADTAVRAKDIDEAAALDAQKRASEAISDREAKIEYAKAAAELAEAAAQLRAIQQLRRKAK
- the glmU gene encoding bifunctional UDP-N-acetylglucosamine diphosphorylase/glucosamine-1-phosphate N-acetyltransferase GlmU, giving the protein MSLSVIILAAGQGTRMKSRLPKVLHGLGAKPLVQHVIDNAKGLNAEEIVLVYGHGGDQVKVTIQDSQLKWALQAEQLGTGHAVQQAMPQINTANQVLILYGDVPLTRAETLAELLRKQPKKGIGLLTVNLPDPTGYGRILRNNAGAVTAIVEQKDATDEQKKVKEVNTGMLCCAGEDLARWLNNLKNDNAQNEYYLTDIVAMCVNEGGVVETHQPLSSDEVEGVNNRLQLADLERRFQRRQAEQLMTQGVTLRDPARLDIRGQVSIAQDVIIDVNVVLEGKVSIGYGSQIGANCVIKDCIIGENVLVHPNSHLEGARIGDGALIGPFARLRPGADLADQVHIGNFVEVKKAVIGVGSKANHLAYIGDAEIGANCNIGAGTITCNYDGANKHLTKIEDDVFIGSDTQLVAPVTVGKGATVGAGTTVTRNVPEHTLVISRVAQKEIEGWQRPVKKKS
- the glmS gene encoding glutamine--fructose-6-phosphate transaminase (isomerizing): MCGIVGAIAKQNVVPMLVDGLKRLEYRGYDSSGIAVLEGGDIKRARRTGRVAEMEAAAQAMNLNGLLGIGHTRWATHGGVTEPNAHPHISGGLVAVVHNGIIENHDEKRAELKLAGYAFESQTDTEVIAHLIHHHYKQNGDLLTSVKGAVKELVGAYAIAVIAVDKPDELIVARMGCPLLIGLGEGENFIASDVSAVISQTRKVMYLEEGDVAKLTRSSVTVYDGKDSKVERDVHVSDVSLASLELGPFSHFMQKEIHEQPKALADTIEPILTHRFKAELFGANAEEVFSNIDSVQIIACGTSFYAGSVARYWIESIAGIPCNVDIASEYRYRDVAANPRQLIVTISQSGETLDTMEALKYAKSYGCEQTLSICNVRESAIPRASKLVFYTRAGAEIGVASTKAFTTQLIALFALTGVLAKLRGRLNDEKEAEYLDSLRHLPGSVQHALNLEPQIQRWANKFAGKEHALFLGRGVHYPIALEGALKLKEISYIHAEAYPAGELKHGPLALVDSNMPVVVISPNDNLLEKVKSNIQEVRARGGEIFAFADLDSHFGESDIVHVIRTPRHVGVLSPVVHTIPVQLLAYHAALARGTDVDKPRNLAKSVTVE
- a CDS encoding thiol:disulfide interchange protein DsbA/DsbL, with product MNWLSRVLLLGVAAMLSVSGCEAASNAPYKEGVHYKIAKPAGKTDKPQVIEFFNHGCPHCYHAEVTVAAFHQQHQEIDFKRIAVYEFQPAWNNLSKAYYTAEVLGIANKAHPALFTLVHEKHQLLQNDQQIIDFLSQLGASPDSIKGTLNSFAVKTLLSTAQQKQREFRITSVPAFIVNDKYFTDVTMAGGIEELPKVLLFLTQK
- a CDS encoding thiol:disulfide interchange protein DsbA/DsbL, coding for MIAVKLLLSAALAFAASQATVAATTPLVEGTHYKIVDPTGKTKQPTVTEFFSYGCPACRGMEGHLANWKASKPQNIKFEYVHVYGMNPQWDLLGKLYYTAEALGILDKTHTATFNYLHLENKRINNENDIVEFLSKFGIEADKIRSTMKSFAVNSRLNFAKQKAKTYKLTGVPSFIVNDKYYLDVKELGTIEMLEKALTEVSLNK
- a CDS encoding TraB/GumN family protein, with the protein product MLQRLILLLWVLCASVSSAAEQRAPLLWKIDGPQTHYLFGTIHLPDPRVTTLAAPVTEALKQSKLIVTELEFSAGTIMAMSTAGMLPVGESLTEKLPEDLRNALQLELKAIDPNYQLAMFDRMKIWTMATNLALLPIQKKHRGVAPLDMQLVQLAAKHGARNIGLEKLHEQLDIFDTLTLDEQLSLLRDAVELRKKARTTGPDFLELMITAYVDGNAQAILQLTEEGLSENPELSERLRKTLIDDRNHNMADRIDALIKTPKQKPMFIAVGAAHLIGESSVVDLLRKKGYTITRTGVEQEQYDERTAIAYR